A region from the Musa acuminata AAA Group cultivar baxijiao chromosome BXJ1-10, Cavendish_Baxijiao_AAA, whole genome shotgun sequence genome encodes:
- the LOC103968978 gene encoding scarecrow-like protein 9, translating to MVMDSGPHNNLPGMMRGLRYDDLYSNQHNFGALGLGESQPPGRRSNYVGLPQMCSRTTQSRYPVSTIGKSVEGDSPEDSDIFYSDMALSYISRMLMEEDIDEKISTYKEESALRAAEKPFYDILGQKYPPSPDRPPPINIYQSSESPYERSSNQYMNLYSSGTTSSGGSSSSSSSVVVDNSDSSDNQHSLAHAGSVDYSPQTPSSSSNSVSSSIEEPFNNVSISPNLFFGSVPAWHFKRGVEEARKFLPINDKLVINLESNDVSSARVPKREGSTFSIKAEGEEKEFSSSGSKVRKNLNSEDLDLAEGRSNKQSAVSSQEEVRSEMFDMVLLCQGDKCSKKMSDLREAMQNEASRNSQNGQTKGSSGGKARGKKQTKKEVVDLRTLLILCAQAVAADDRRTANELLKQIRQHSSPHGDGSQRLAHCFADGLEARLAGTGSQIYHALVAKRTTATDVLKAYHLYLAACPFKRISHFFSNQTILNLADKASKVHIIDFGIYFGFQWPCLIQRLASRDGGPPKLRITGIDVPQPGFRPTERIEETGRRLADYAKSFNVPFEYQAIASKWETIRVEDLHIAKDEVVVVNCLYRFRNLIDETVVVDSPRNRVLNTIRKMNPDAFIHAVVNGSYSAPFFITRFREALFHFSALFDMLDMNVPRDDEQRSLIERDLFGREALNVIACEGPERVERPETYKQWQVRNLRAGFVQLRPNPDIMKKAKDKVKGCYHKDFVIDEDGGWLIQGWKGRIVYAISAWKPKGA from the coding sequence AGATAGTCCAGAAGATAGTGATATCTTCTACTCGGACATGGCCCTTAGCTACATAAGCCGAATGCTCATGGAGGAGGATATTGATGAGAAAATTAGTACATACAAGGAAGAGTCGGCCCTTCGAGCTGCAGAGAAGCCTTTCTATGACATCCTTGGCCAGAAGTACCCACCGTCCCCTGATCGGCCACCGCCGATCAACATTTACCAAAGTTCGGAGAGCCCATATGAGAGAAGCAGCAATCAGTATATGAATCTCtacagcagtggtaccactagcagcggcggcagcagcagcagcagcagcagcgtggTTGTGGACAATAGTGATTCATCAGATAACCAACACTCTCTTGCTCATGCAGGGTCTGTTGATTATTCACCTCAGACTCCTTCAAGCTCCTCAAATAGCGTCAGCAGCAGTATTGAGGAGCCTTTTAATAATGTGTCCATATCTCCTAATTTATTTTTTGGAAGCGTGCCGGCCTGGCATTTCAAAAGAGGAGTCGAAGAAGCACGCAAATTTCTTCCGATCAATGATAAGTTGGTAATCAACTTAGAGTCTAATGATGTTTCATCAGCTCGAGTACCCAAAAGAGAAGGTAGTACTTTCAGTATCAAGGCagagggggaggagaaagaaTTTTCATCAAGCGGATCTAAGGTTAGAAAGAATTTAAACAGTGAGGACTTGGATTTAGCAGAGGGAAGGAGCAACAAACAGTCAGCTGTTTCCTCTCAGGAGGAGGTTAGGTCCGAAATGTTTGACATGGTATTGCTTTGTCAGGGAGATAAATGCTCCAAGAAAATGTCTGATCTACGAGAAGCAATGCAGAATGAAGCGAGCAGAAATTCACAGAATGGTCAAACAAAAGGCTCAAGTGGTGGCAAGGCACGAGGAAAGAAGCAAACAAAGAAGGAGGTGGTGGATCTTAGGACTCTTCTCATCCTGTGTGCTCAAGCAGTGGCAGCTGATGACAGGCGAACTGCTAATGAACTACTGAAGCAGATTAGACAGCACTCTTCCCCTCACGGAGATGGGTCTCAGAGGTTGGCACATTGCTTTGCAGATGGTTTGGAGGCTCGTTTGGCTGGCACGGGAAGTCAGATCTATCATGCTCTTGTGGCCAAAAGGACCACTGCAACCGATGTATTGAAGGCTTATCATTTGTATCTCGCAGCATGCCCTTTCAAGAGAATTTCACATTTTTTCTCCAACCAGACAATCCTTAATCTGGCAGACAAGGCATCAAAGGTGCACATAATTGATTTTGGCATTTATTTTGGGTTTCAATGGCCATGCCTTATACAGCGCCTTGCCTCTAGGGATGGTGGCCCCCCAAAACTGCGAATAACTGGTATTGATGTGCCTCAGCCAGGTTTCCGTCCAACAGAACGAATTGAAGAGACAGGGAGAAGGCTTGCAGATTATGCAAAAAGTTTTAATGTTCCCTTTGAGTATCAGGCCATAGCCTCTAAATGGGAGACCATTCGGGTTGAGGATCTTCACATTGCTAAGGATGAGGTTGTGGTTGTCAACTGCTTGTACCGCTTCAGGAATCTCATTGATGAGACTGTTGTTGTGGATAGCCCGAGGAATAGGGTCCTCAACACGATAAGGAAGATGAACCCAGATGCTTTTATCCATGCAGTCGTGAATGGATCATACAGTGCCCCCTTCTTTATAACACGCTTCCGAGAGGCTCTGTTCCACTTCTCAGCTTTGTTTGACATGCTCGATATGAATGTGCCCCGTGACGACGAACAAAGGTCATTGATCGAGAGGGATCTTTTTGGAAGGGAGGCTCTTAATGTCATAGCATGTGAGGGCCCAGAAAGGGTTGAGAGACCCGAGACTTACAAGCAGTGGCAGGTCAGGAATCTCAGGGCTGGGTTTGTGCAGCTTCGGCCGAACCCAGACATCATGAAGAAAGCAAAAGATAAGGTGAAAGGTTGCTACCACAAGGATTTTGTCATCGATGAAGATGGTGGATGGCTGATTCAGGGATGGAAGGGAAGGATCGTTTATGCGATATCTGCATGGAAGCCTAAAGGAGCTTAG